A window of Acetomicrobium sp. S15 = DSM 107314 contains these coding sequences:
- a CDS encoding nicotinamide-nucleotide amidohydrolase family protein codes for MPYRAVMAAVGDELLRGIVREDNASWLAAELFKLGWQLEVIEVLPDCEEALLDFLRRWMGKVDLVFVSGGLGSTPDDKTRTAIAHYLGTPLVLCDDLFDQIVLRHPEEMRYYLESVRASQGAVPQGAEPVFNPIGTALGMCFSRDTTTVIVLPGIPWEFRAMAEEFLKQFPRGDRYSAQIVVVGWFEMDLKEKIAELLVGREEGFSFLPAPNSVTLVISGKREDVEDLEKKVRSLVGEDCLPPGVFSLPQAVIEEAASKGFMIASAESCTGGMVGEVITEIPGSSQAFLGSAVCYSNESKENVLGVSREILERDGAVSRPCALSMAIGARKIYKARLAVAITGIAGPEGGSREKPVGTVWFGVSGLGEDKAVERHFSGDRQTIRRLATATALELFWRRLKGA; via the coding sequence TTGCCATACCGCGCTGTGATGGCGGCAGTTGGCGACGAGCTTTTAAGGGGTATAGTGCGCGAAGATAATGCCTCGTGGTTAGCAGCCGAGCTCTTTAAGCTTGGCTGGCAGCTCGAGGTTATAGAAGTCCTTCCGGACTGTGAAGAGGCCTTGCTCGATTTTTTGCGCCGATGGATGGGTAAAGTGGATTTGGTTTTCGTTTCAGGAGGGCTCGGCTCAACCCCCGACGACAAGACACGCACGGCGATTGCGCACTACCTGGGCACTCCCTTGGTTTTGTGCGACGATCTATTTGATCAAATTGTCCTGCGACATCCAGAAGAAATGCGGTATTACCTCGAAAGCGTGCGCGCGTCGCAAGGGGCTGTGCCCCAGGGCGCAGAACCTGTGTTTAACCCTATAGGCACGGCATTGGGGATGTGCTTCAGCCGCGATACGACGACTGTAATTGTCCTGCCAGGTATACCGTGGGAGTTTAGGGCTATGGCCGAAGAGTTTTTGAAGCAGTTTCCGCGGGGGGATCGATATTCGGCGCAGATAGTCGTGGTGGGTTGGTTCGAAATGGACCTCAAAGAGAAGATCGCCGAGCTTCTCGTCGGACGCGAAGAGGGCTTTTCCTTCCTGCCTGCCCCAAATAGCGTTACTCTCGTCATAAGCGGCAAAAGAGAAGATGTCGAAGACCTCGAAAAGAAAGTGCGGTCCCTCGTCGGGGAGGATTGTCTCCCCCCTGGTGTTTTCTCATTGCCACAGGCCGTTATCGAAGAGGCCGCGTCTAAAGGTTTTATGATAGCGTCTGCTGAATCGTGCACGGGCGGCATGGTCGGCGAAGTCATAACCGAGATTCCAGGCTCTTCGCAGGCCTTTCTGGGCAGTGCGGTTTGTTATAGCAATGAATCGAAAGAGAATGTCTTGGGGGTGTCGCGTGAAATCTTAGAGCGGGATGGAGCCGTAAGCAGGCCGTGTGCGCTTTCGATGGCCATCGGCGCGCGAAAAATTTATAAGGCTCGTCTGGCTGTGGCCATAACTGGGATAGCAGGGCCCGAAGGGGGCAGCCGTGAAAAGCCGGTCGGCACGGTATGGTTCGGCGTATCCGGTCTCGGTGAAGATAAAGCCGTAGAGCGGCACTTTTCCGGAGACCGCCAGACAATCAGGCGTTTGGCGACGGCGACGGCCCTGGAGCTTTTTTGGAGGAGGTTAAAGGGGGCTTAA
- a CDS encoding phosphatidylglycerophosphatase A family protein, with translation MSSSFEKRGWYEWVVTLGGLGRIVPMPGTVASLAACLVASVVAIPLWVVGIVAALGLFTVYLYIKETQGVDPKEVVIDEIVGSWIAVWGHGLSYALPAFLLFRIFDILKPMPVSTVEKRLPGAWGVMADDVVAGFLSNVVLWLLRWAFGLGG, from the coding sequence TTGAGCAGTTCCTTTGAGAAGAGGGGTTGGTACGAGTGGGTGGTCACGCTCGGCGGGCTGGGGCGCATAGTGCCCATGCCGGGTACTGTGGCATCTTTGGCCGCTTGCCTTGTGGCTTCCGTGGTGGCGATACCTTTATGGGTGGTCGGCATAGTGGCCGCTCTGGGGCTTTTTACCGTATATCTGTACATCAAGGAGACCCAAGGTGTTGACCCCAAGGAAGTGGTGATAGACGAAATTGTTGGATCGTGGATAGCCGTGTGGGGGCACGGCCTGAGTTATGCCCTCCCAGCCTTTTTGCTGTTTAGGATATTCGACATACTGAAGCCGATGCCAGTCTCTACCGTGGAAAAACGCCTCCCCGGCGCATGGGGTGTAATGGCAGATGATGTGGTGGCAGGATTTTTATCTAATGTGGTGCTGTGGCTGCTTAGATGGGCCTTCGGTTTGGGAGGATGA